One part of the Eubalaena glacialis isolate mEubGla1 chromosome 19, mEubGla1.1.hap2.+ XY, whole genome shotgun sequence genome encodes these proteins:
- the LOC133080316 gene encoding keratin, high-sulfur matrix protein, B2A-like, with product MACCSTSFCGFPICSTGGTCGSSCCQPTCCQTRCCQPTFCQTSGCETGCGIAGSIGCGQEGGSGAVSCRTRWCRPDCRVEGTCLPPCCVVSCTPPCCCQLHHAQTSCCRPSYCGRSCCRLACCCQPTCCEPTCWQPTC from the coding sequence ATGGCCTGCTGTTCCACTAGCTTCTGTGGATTTCCCATCTGTTCCACTGGTGGGACCTGTGGCTCCAGCTGCTGTCAGCCAACCTGCTGCCAAACCAGGTGTTGCCAGCCAACCTTCTGCCAGACCAGTGGCTGTGAGACTGGCTGTGGCATTGCTGGTAGCATTGGctgtggccaggagggaggcagtggAGCTGTGAGCTGCCGCACCAGGTGGTGCCGACCTGACTGCCGCGTGGAgggcacctgcctgcctccctgctgtgtgGTGAGCTGCACCCCCCCGTGCTGCTGCCAGCTGCACCATGCCCAGACCTCCTGCTGCCGCCCATCCTACTGTGGACGGTCCTGCTGCCGCCTAGCCTGCTGCTGCCAGCCCACCTGCTGTGAGCCCACTTGCTGGCAGCCCACCTGCTAA